The Coffea eugenioides isolate CCC68of chromosome 8, Ceug_1.0, whole genome shotgun sequence genome has a segment encoding these proteins:
- the LOC113781029 gene encoding protein MEMO1, with translation MERIRRASHAGSWYTDNPTQLAGELDGWLKAAGLTKSSDVRGVIAPHAGYSYSGRAAAFAFGNIDPEKISRVFLLGPSHHYYTPRCALSRATVYKTPVGDLPIDLEVIEELKATGKFEMMDLRVDEAEHSMEMHLPYLAKVFEGYSVKIVPILVGALSAENEAIYGQLLAKYVDDPSNFFSVSSDFCHWGSRFNYMHYDKKHGAIYRSIEALDRMGMDIIETGDPDAFKEYLLETDNTICGRHPISVFLHMAKNCSTKIKIKFLRYEQSSQCKSTRDSSVSYASAAARVDA, from the exons CAACACAGTTAGCTGGGGAGCTTGATGGGTGGCTCAAAGCAGCTGGATTGACGAAGTCTTCTGATGTACGAGGTGTGATTGCACC TCATGCAGGTTATTCATATTCTGGTCGCGCAGCAGCCTTTGCATTTGGTAACATTGACCCTGAGAAAAT TTCTCGCGTGTTTCTTCTTGGTCCATCTCACCACTATTATACTCCAAGATGTGCTCTTTCAAGGGCCACTGTTTACAAAACACCAGTAGGTGACTTACCCATTGATCTTGAAG TCATTGAAGAGCTGAAAGCTACTGGGAAATTTGAAATGATGGATCTTCGAGTTGACGAAGCAGAGCACAGCATGGAAATGCACCTGCCATATCTTGCTAAAGTATTTGAAGG GTACTCAGTCAAGATTGTGCCCATTTTGGTTGGTGCTCTTAGTGCTGAAAATGAAGCTATTTATGGACAGTTGCTAGCAAAATATGTAGATGATCCTAGTAATTTCTTCTCTGTGTCTTCAGATTTTTGCCATTGGGGTTCACG GTTCAACTACATGCATTATGACAAGAAACATGGAGCAATATACAGGTCTATTGAAGCATTGGATAGAATGGGCATGGATATCATAGAAACAGGAGACCCAGATGCATTTAAAGAGTATCTGTTGGAGACTGACAACACAATATGCGGGCGACATCCAATTAGTGTTTTTCTCCAT ATGGCGAAGAACTGCTCAACAAAGATAAAGATCAAATTTCTTCGTTATGAACAATCGAGTCAGTGCAAATCGACGAGAGACAGCAGTGTAAGTTATGCATCTGCTGCAGCAAGAGTAGACGCCTGA